A single genomic interval of Spirosoma linguale DSM 74 harbors:
- a CDS encoding Lantibiotic dehydratase domain protein (PFAM: Lantibiotic dehydratase domain protein~KEGG: hypothetical protein) produces the protein MQDNVLPKGILRTPMFSYRFYERILDGSLSLNELLNNPIFSNALYLASPELHAYSHQLLANPLADPRRYNKLKNTVLKYAYRAATRCTPFGLFSGLGVIDFTHNPTRLIMSEPDRHRTHVRLDMDFLGRLSQQLTTRPYIRPYLTYRTNTSLYCLGNSYRYINYQYVDGLRKFDLTAVEVTPTLETIIATAGTGAPFDVIAQSIVDEDVSYADAAEFISDLIDQRMLGSELEPSTTGQEAGHQLLETLMALSKRVTDPDHRQLLASLILEVGDLVQLVGGLNQVSTHRVEAYQTIIDKARQLCPDTNEKYLIQCDTVMQFEEHANLSADLLVNVQEGLDAFRQLSVPARPNPQMQQFIKRFAERYGDQEVPLTEALDVEMGVGYGAMADAQADFAGFIDRLPLEQPQAKGLTVEWDNRLHNLLAQKILAAYQTGSDVISLSEKDIHQLTSATKNQAPYNTYSCGFSLFKDDAGQPVVLINGYGNHTGAALIGRFCHTDPQIHALAQHITDTETALNPDALVAEVNHLPQDRLGNVMQRPILRPYEIPFLANSFLDADHQLAVADLLVSVQSDKVVLRSKQHGKVVLPYLTNALVHEKESLPIFHFLGDLQLEDNGFQAVVNMGILPQVFPYIPRIQYKNVILKRAAWILQETDIEKISKVSGDAGLDQFTAIADALGLPEQFVLAHFDNQLPICRTNPDSVQLFIDEIRGHKKVVLLESLLSRYDSFVHTADGEPLNNELMAFFSNGDKARQQKSKIGWPSMARLGTKRDFLPGSEWVYFKVYTGFNVSDKFIATLESTVAPLLTADLVEKWFFIRYNDPEPHIRLRLKLADPSTISQVLARLNQTLEGLKQDGRAWKIVIDTYSRELERYGETSIDAAETVFFADSLAASRIVRAVPDEWRWLAGMASVDAYLTSFGFSQSQKLSLVTRMKDGFELEFKAGKEARKHLNSVYSAHKELIAYLMDPECSERSVPLIQQINRINAYRQEQQQTAIDQIQRSATDERQLESRLISLIHMSINRLFRSRQRLFEYSFYHFLKNYYTSRSFINPVLNSSKPELV, from the coding sequence CAAGCTCAAAAATACGGTTCTCAAATATGCTTACCGGGCTGCGACCCGCTGCACGCCGTTTGGTCTTTTTTCAGGCCTGGGCGTTATCGATTTCACCCATAACCCAACCCGGTTAATCATGAGTGAGCCAGACCGCCACCGCACTCATGTGAGGCTGGATATGGACTTTCTGGGCCGTCTGTCGCAGCAACTCACCACCCGGCCGTACATACGCCCTTATCTGACCTATCGAACCAATACGTCACTTTACTGCCTGGGCAATAGCTACCGGTACATCAATTACCAGTATGTAGATGGACTCCGGAAATTTGATCTGACAGCGGTGGAGGTCACTCCAACCTTGGAAACCATCATAGCTACGGCGGGAACAGGAGCTCCTTTCGATGTCATTGCGCAGTCAATTGTAGACGAGGATGTTAGCTATGCCGATGCGGCCGAGTTTATCAGCGATTTAATTGATCAGCGGATGCTTGGTAGTGAACTGGAACCATCTACAACGGGCCAGGAAGCAGGACATCAGTTGCTGGAAACGCTTATGGCTCTCTCAAAACGCGTTACGGACCCGGACCACCGGCAATTGCTGGCCAGCCTGATTCTGGAAGTGGGTGATCTGGTACAGTTGGTGGGAGGTTTAAACCAGGTTAGTACGCATCGGGTTGAGGCTTACCAGACGATTATTGACAAAGCCCGGCAGCTTTGCCCGGATACGAATGAGAAATACCTCATTCAATGCGATACCGTAATGCAGTTTGAGGAACATGCCAACCTGTCTGCCGATCTGCTGGTCAATGTGCAGGAGGGGCTGGACGCCTTTAGGCAGCTATCTGTCCCCGCCCGGCCCAACCCGCAGATGCAGCAGTTTATCAAACGATTTGCCGAACGGTATGGCGATCAGGAAGTGCCGTTGACGGAAGCGCTGGACGTAGAGATGGGTGTGGGGTATGGCGCAATGGCGGATGCTCAGGCCGATTTTGCCGGGTTTATTGACCGTCTGCCGCTGGAGCAACCACAGGCCAAAGGCCTTACCGTTGAATGGGATAATCGATTGCATAATTTGCTGGCGCAGAAAATACTGGCCGCTTACCAGACGGGCTCGGACGTGATCAGCCTTTCCGAAAAGGACATCCATCAACTGACTTCTGCCACGAAGAATCAGGCGCCGTATAACACCTATTCATGTGGCTTTTCCCTTTTCAAAGATGACGCGGGCCAGCCGGTTGTGCTCATCAATGGCTACGGGAACCATACCGGGGCGGCTTTGATTGGCCGGTTCTGTCATACCGACCCGCAAATTCATGCACTGGCGCAGCACATTACCGATACCGAAACGGCGCTTAATCCCGACGCGCTGGTGGCCGAAGTAAATCACCTGCCGCAGGACCGGCTGGGCAACGTGATGCAGCGTCCTATTCTGCGGCCGTACGAAATTCCGTTTCTGGCCAATAGCTTTCTGGATGCTGATCATCAACTGGCCGTGGCCGATCTGTTGGTGTCTGTGCAAAGCGATAAAGTGGTCTTACGGTCGAAGCAGCATGGTAAAGTGGTGCTGCCTTACCTAACCAACGCCCTTGTTCACGAAAAAGAGAGCCTGCCTATTTTCCATTTTCTGGGCGATCTGCAATTGGAGGATAATGGATTTCAGGCCGTAGTGAATATGGGTATACTACCTCAGGTATTTCCCTACATTCCCCGCATTCAGTACAAAAATGTGATTTTAAAACGGGCAGCCTGGATATTGCAGGAGACTGACATTGAAAAAATCAGTAAAGTTAGCGGAGATGCGGGGCTGGACCAGTTTACGGCAATTGCCGACGCGCTCGGCTTACCCGAACAGTTTGTTCTGGCCCATTTTGACAACCAACTACCCATTTGCCGGACAAATCCAGATTCGGTACAGTTGTTCATCGACGAGATCAGGGGGCACAAAAAAGTAGTGTTGCTGGAATCGTTGTTGAGCCGCTATGACTCGTTCGTGCATACAGCAGACGGAGAGCCGCTGAACAACGAACTGATGGCGTTCTTCTCCAACGGCGACAAGGCCCGCCAGCAAAAGAGCAAAATCGGTTGGCCGTCAATGGCCCGTTTGGGTACAAAGCGCGACTTTTTGCCGGGTTCGGAATGGGTCTATTTTAAAGTATACACCGGTTTTAACGTATCCGATAAATTCATTGCCACGCTGGAGTCAACGGTGGCTCCGCTGCTCACGGCTGATCTGGTTGAGAAGTGGTTCTTTATCCGATACAACGACCCCGAACCCCACATTCGCCTGCGGCTCAAATTGGCTGATCCGTCTACGATCAGCCAGGTACTTGCCCGGCTCAACCAAACACTTGAAGGGCTCAAGCAGGACGGACGCGCCTGGAAAATTGTGATTGATACCTACAGCCGGGAACTGGAACGCTACGGTGAAACCAGCATTGATGCGGCCGAAACCGTTTTTTTTGCGGATAGCCTGGCCGCCAGCCGAATTGTTCGTGCCGTACCCGATGAGTGGCGCTGGCTGGCAGGTATGGCCTCCGTCGACGCCTATTTGACCTCGTTTGGATTCAGTCAGTCCCAAAAGCTGTCGCTGGTTACCCGCATGAAAGACGGCTTTGAACTCGAATTCAAAGCCGGGAAGGAGGCCCGAAAGCACCTTAATTCGGTCTATAGTGCTCACAAAGAGCTAATTGCATATCTGATGGACCCCGAATGTTCCGAACGGAGTGTTCCTCTGATTCAACAGATTAACCGGATCAACGCGTATCGGCAGGAGCAGCAGCAAACCGCTATCGATCAAATTCAACGCTCGGCGACCGACGAACGCCAGCTGGAAAGCCGACTGATTAGCCTTATCCACATGAGTATCAACCGGTTGTTCCGCTCCCGGCAACGGCTTTTTGAATACTCCTTTTACCATTTTCTGAAAAATTATTACACCTCCCGGTCATTCATCAATCCAGTACTCAACTCATCTAAACCGGAACTAGTCTGA